A single genomic interval of Nostoc commune NIES-4072 harbors:
- a CDS encoding DUF5615 family PIN-like protein, with protein MTLQYLIDENVNPIYPNQIRLREPNIAIKVVGESGTPPKSTLDPEILCWCEDNNFILVTNNRTSMPVHLADHIAVNRHVPGIFILNPNLSIGENIEELIIVALASEDDEYQDRIVYLPLP; from the coding sequence ATGACACTGCAATATCTGATTGATGAAAATGTCAATCCTATATATCCAAATCAAATTAGGCTAAGAGAACCTAATATTGCGATTAAAGTGGTAGGAGAATCAGGAACTCCACCAAAAAGTACACTCGATCCAGAAATTCTGTGTTGGTGTGAGGATAATAATTTTATATTAGTGACAAATAATCGAACTTCTATGCCAGTACATTTAGCTGACCATATTGCTGTTAATCGTCACGTACCAGGAATTTTTATCCTCAATCCAAATTTAAGTATTGGTGAAAATATAGAAGAACTCATAATAGTTGCTTTGGCATCAGAAGACGATGAATATCAAGACAGAATAGTTTATTTACCCTTACCCTAA
- a CDS encoding DUF433 domain-containing protein, translated as MSTKHIVEYFNFLSSEDIRLKDSRIGIETILYEYIDCGRSPEEIAQIYQTISLEQVYATILYYLQNKETVSAYIKNWIEHGHRMREQQRLNPPPVSEKLRQLRIERQAKQQA; from the coding sequence ATGTCTACCAAACATATTGTAGAGTATTTCAACTTTCTCTCTTCTGAAGACATTAGACTGAAAGATTCAAGAATTGGGATTGAAACAATTCTTTATGAATACATTGATTGTGGACGTTCTCCAGAAGAAATTGCCCAAATTTATCAAACAATATCTTTAGAACAAGTATATGCAACAATTCTTTATTATCTGCAAAACAAAGAAACTGTCAGTGCTTACATCAAAAACTGGATAGAACACGGTCATAGAATGCGAGAACAACAGAGGCTTAATCCCCCGCCAGTGTCAGAAAAACTGCGCCAACTCCGAATTGAAAGACAAGCTAAACAGCAAGCATGA
- a CDS encoding serine/threonine protein kinase, whose amino-acid sequence MSYPDFSEHGYQVLRELGRNREGGRITWLASKVDTGEQVVIKQFCFAQAGSSWSGFRACEKEIQFLQKLNHPGIPQYLSSFERPDGFCLVQEYINAPSLAETRSFAPEEIKQIAVKALEILVYLQNRIAPIIHRDIKPENILVDEQLNVYIIDFGFARVGSQEVAASSVFRGTPGFIPPEQMFKPTDATDLYALGATLICLLTGIQSTRIDQLQDQDDPYLIKFYHLLPRLSLRFLGWLEKMVQPIQKNRFANAKSALEALKPLDVIRVAGNAQSALEALKSLDVIRVAGVDFSETVLNFKANRLGEKLTPSITIENPISDTLLEGRWEVAPHPQDPPHTPDDHAWISVTPAQFSGNHTRFQVHVDTSKLMADKQYKRQLILHSNAYPANHTLTVKVQTAALPIEKREVPYVWLTGVLLISAIAPISMAWLIAVAGLSLTMTWLIAVAGLSLTMTWLIAVAGLWRVIMAVVEAVIGLGIGLMIGSFGGTLIAYLTDFIAMVFGANHNIYANIEIIGVVIGGVVGFAFGAFAGWKRHNDYREWDWSKVILYLLTAGLGTSFGIFCIVRFVNPYILFALTGTGLPLVSILLYSLPKRRRLITKYRQSEESLIKS is encoded by the coding sequence ATGAGCTATCCAGATTTCAGCGAACACGGCTATCAAGTTTTGCGAGAATTGGGACGTAATCGGGAAGGAGGAAGGATTACTTGGCTAGCATCAAAAGTTGATACAGGGGAACAAGTAGTAATAAAGCAGTTTTGCTTTGCTCAAGCTGGTTCTAGTTGGTCGGGGTTTAGAGCTTGCGAAAAAGAAATTCAATTTTTACAGAAACTTAATCATCCTGGTATTCCCCAGTATCTCAGTTCTTTTGAGCGACCTGATGGCTTTTGTCTAGTTCAAGAATATATCAATGCCCCATCTTTAGCAGAAACCCGCAGCTTTGCACCAGAGGAAATTAAACAAATTGCAGTTAAAGCTTTAGAAATTCTTGTATATCTGCAAAATCGGATTGCGCCGATAATTCATCGAGATATTAAACCGGAAAATATTTTGGTAGATGAGCAACTCAATGTCTATATAATTGACTTTGGTTTTGCTCGTGTTGGTAGCCAGGAAGTTGCAGCCAGTAGTGTATTTAGAGGTACTCCTGGCTTTATTCCACCTGAGCAAATGTTTAAACCAACAGACGCTACAGACTTGTATGCTTTGGGTGCAACCTTGATTTGCTTACTGACAGGAATCCAATCAACAAGAATAGACCAATTGCAAGATCAAGATGATCCATATTTAATCAAGTTTTACCATCTTTTACCTCGGTTGAGTCTACGGTTTCTGGGTTGGTTGGAAAAGATGGTACAACCGATACAGAAAAACCGTTTCGCTAATGCAAAATCAGCTTTAGAAGCACTCAAGCCACTTGATGTTATTCGTGTAGCGGGAAATGCACAATCAGCTTTAGAAGCACTCAAGTCACTTGATGTTATCCGTGTAGCGGGAGTTGATTTCAGTGAAACAGTGCTGAACTTCAAAGCGAACCGATTAGGAGAAAAGCTAACGCCAAGCATTACTATTGAGAACCCCATATCAGATACTTTACTGGAAGGTAGATGGGAAGTTGCACCTCATCCTCAAGACCCACCCCATACGCCAGATGATCATGCTTGGATTTCGGTGACACCTGCTCAGTTTAGCGGGAATCATACTCGGTTTCAAGTTCATGTGGATACGAGTAAATTGATGGCAGATAAGCAGTATAAACGTCAACTGATACTGCACAGTAATGCTTATCCAGCAAATCATACTTTAACGGTAAAGGTGCAGACGGCTGCTTTACCAATTGAAAAGCGAGAAGTACCCTATGTTTGGCTTACTGGAGTGTTATTAATTAGTGCGATCGCACCTATATCTATGGCTTGGTTGATAGCTGTCGCTGGTTTATCTTTAACTATGACTTGGTTGATAGCTGTCGCTGGTTTATCTTTAACTATGACTTGGTTGATAGCTGTCGCTGGTTTATGGAGAGTGATTATGGCGGTAGTGGAGGCAGTAATTGGACTAGGAATTGGACTAATGATTGGAAGTTTCGGGGGGACACTAATTGCGTACTTGACTGATTTTATTGCAATGGTATTTGGTGCTAATCATAATATTTACGCGAACATAGAAATAATTGGGGTAGTAATTGGGGGTGTTGTGGGGTTTGCGTTTGGGGCTTTTGCGGGTTGGAAAAGGCATAATGACTATAGAGAATGGGACTGGTCTAAAGTTATATTGTATTTACTCACAGCAGGATTAGGAACCAGCTTCGGAATTTTTTGTATAGTCAGATTTGTCAATCCTTACATCCTATTTGCACTAACAGGAACCGGATTACCCTTGGTAAGCATATTGCTGTATTCACTCCCAAAAAGACGTAGGTTAATTACTAAATATCGCCAGTCTGAGGAATCTTTAATCAAATCCTAA
- a CDS encoding DUF6825 family protein — protein MSNPLVQAFFVGRAVAEVVNERLEVALTDALSDLGKFDAEAREQLRQFTDEVLERANRAAEAANGGQSSTGTGQGSSDSGDLQADIDELRAEIALLRTELQHYRRTSA, from the coding sequence ATGAGTAACCCCCTTGTGCAAGCCTTTTTCGTAGGCAGAGCAGTAGCTGAAGTAGTTAATGAGCGTTTAGAGGTCGCCTTGACCGATGCTTTGAGCGATCTGGGCAAATTTGATGCAGAAGCTAGAGAGCAGCTGCGCCAGTTTACAGACGAAGTTCTAGAGCGTGCAAATCGGGCAGCAGAAGCTGCTAATGGTGGCCAAAGTAGCACAGGTACTGGACAAGGCAGTTCTGATTCCGGTGACTTACAAGCAGATATTGATGAATTACGAGCAGAAATTGCCCTGTTACGAACAGAATTGCAACATTATCGTAGAACTTCTGCATAA
- a CDS encoding ABC1 kinase family protein: MEQGYSDKAYRWNREKYSSRRRFVDIWSFVLTLLFKLWRYNKSWSYPGGVTEAKQATRRKTQAVWIRNTLLDLGPTFIKVGQLFSTRADIFPVEYVEELAKLQDKVPAFSYEQVEATIEKELGKKIPELFHNFEPIPLAAASLGQVHKAVLHSGESVVVKVQRPGLKKLFEIDLQILKGITRYFQNHPKWGRGRDWLGIYEECCRILWEEIDYLNEGRNADTFRRNFRGYDWVNVPKVYWRYASSRVLTLEYLPGIKISQYEALEAAGLDRKAIARQGAQAYLLQLLNSGFFHADPHPGNIAISATGALIFYDFGMMGRIKSNVREGLMQTLFGIAQKDGDRVVQSLIDLGAIAPTDDMGPVRRSVQYMLDHFMDKPFENQSVAAISDDLYEIAYNQPFRFPATFTFVMRAFSTLEGVGKGLDPEFNFMEVAKPYAMQLMTDMNGSEGNSFINELSRQAAQVSSTAFGLPRRLEDTLEKLERGDMRLRVRSIETERLLRRQSSIQLSISYALLISAFTLSATILVVTNYAWWALAPGLVAAGLSVILIRLLLRLDRYDRMY, encoded by the coding sequence ATGGAACAAGGTTATTCAGATAAAGCATACCGTTGGAATCGGGAAAAATACTCTAGCAGACGGCGTTTTGTGGACATTTGGTCTTTTGTTTTGACCTTATTGTTCAAACTTTGGCGATACAACAAATCTTGGAGTTATCCGGGTGGTGTGACTGAGGCAAAGCAAGCCACAAGACGCAAAACCCAAGCGGTGTGGATTCGCAATACCCTGCTAGATTTAGGCCCAACCTTCATCAAAGTAGGGCAATTGTTTTCTACCCGTGCTGATATATTTCCAGTTGAATATGTAGAAGAACTAGCCAAGTTACAAGACAAAGTACCGGCATTTAGCTATGAGCAAGTAGAAGCAACCATTGAGAAAGAACTAGGCAAAAAAATTCCTGAACTCTTCCATAATTTTGAACCGATTCCTTTGGCTGCTGCTAGCTTAGGGCAAGTACATAAAGCTGTGCTGCATAGTGGAGAATCGGTTGTTGTCAAGGTACAACGTCCTGGACTAAAGAAGTTATTTGAAATAGATTTACAAATTCTTAAAGGAATTACCCGCTATTTTCAAAACCATCCCAAATGGGGACGGGGACGAGATTGGTTAGGTATTTATGAAGAATGTTGTCGCATTCTTTGGGAAGAAATTGATTATCTCAACGAAGGTCGTAACGCTGATACTTTTCGCCGGAACTTTCGCGGATATGATTGGGTGAACGTCCCAAAAGTATACTGGCGTTACGCCTCATCCAGAGTGTTGACTTTAGAATATCTCCCTGGAATTAAAATTAGCCAATACGAAGCTTTAGAAGCAGCAGGTTTAGATCGAAAGGCGATCGCTCGTCAAGGCGCTCAAGCCTATTTACTACAACTTCTCAACAGTGGCTTTTTCCACGCCGATCCTCACCCAGGCAATATTGCCATTAGTGCAACTGGTGCTTTGATATTCTACGATTTCGGCATGATGGGGCGGATTAAGTCAAATGTCCGCGAAGGACTAATGCAAACACTGTTTGGCATAGCCCAAAAAGATGGCGATCGCGTTGTTCAATCTCTAATCGATTTAGGCGCGATCGCCCCAACCGATGACATGGGCCCAGTCCGACGTTCCGTCCAGTACATGCTGGATCATTTCATGGATAAGCCATTTGAAAACCAATCAGTGGCAGCAATTAGTGACGACCTTTATGAAATAGCTTATAATCAGCCATTTAGATTTCCAGCAACCTTCACTTTTGTGATGCGAGCCTTTTCTACCTTAGAAGGGGTAGGCAAAGGTTTAGATCCAGAGTTTAACTTTATGGAAGTTGCCAAACCGTATGCAATGCAGCTTATGACCGATATGAATGGTTCTGAGGGGAATAGTTTTATTAACGAATTAAGTCGTCAAGCAGCTCAAGTAAGTAGTACCGCGTTTGGTCTACCACGTAGATTAGAGGATACCTTAGAGAAGCTAGAACGGGGAGACATGCGCCTGCGCGTTCGGTCTATCGAAACTGAACGCCTATTGCGCCGACAGAGCAGTATTCAGCTCTCAATAAGCTATGCTCTGTTAATCAGTGCTTTCACCCTTTCAGCTACGATCTTAGTGGTTACCAATTATGCATGGTGGGCACTAGCGCCTGGTTTAGTTGCAGCAGGGCTTTCAGTGATCCTGATCAGACTACTTTTACGCCTTGACCGTTACGATCGTATGTATTAA
- a CDS encoding Stp1/IreP family PP2C-type Ser/Thr phosphatase: MKLNFTGFSDPGLIRSNNQDAYYIDPEGRFFVVADGMGGHAGGEEASRIATGEIQAYLLANWESSKSSQELLEQALWGANEAILHDQQNHPERADMGTTVVAVIFRAPEMPWCAHVGDSRLYRLRESHLEQVTEDHTWVARAIKIGDITSDEARSHPFRHVLSRCLGREDLHQIDVQPLDVKAGDRLLLCSDGLTEELVEQKIASCLQDSPWLDKAAISLVEAAKDHGGHDNITVVIVSLD; encoded by the coding sequence ATGAAACTTAATTTCACGGGTTTTAGCGATCCGGGACTTATTCGTTCTAATAATCAGGATGCTTATTATATCGACCCAGAGGGGCGATTTTTCGTTGTCGCCGATGGAATGGGTGGTCACGCAGGAGGTGAGGAAGCAAGTCGCATTGCCACTGGAGAAATTCAGGCGTATTTACTGGCAAATTGGGAATCTTCTAAATCTTCTCAAGAATTACTAGAGCAAGCTTTGTGGGGTGCCAATGAAGCGATTTTGCACGATCAGCAAAATCATCCCGAACGCGCCGACATGGGTACAACGGTTGTAGCGGTAATTTTTCGCGCCCCAGAGATGCCCTGGTGCGCTCATGTTGGTGATTCGCGGCTGTATCGCTTGCGAGAATCGCACTTAGAACAAGTCACAGAAGACCACACTTGGGTAGCACGAGCAATCAAAATCGGTGACATCACCTCAGATGAAGCACGATCGCATCCTTTTCGTCATGTATTATCGCGTTGTTTAGGGCGTGAAGACTTGCATCAAATTGATGTACAACCACTAGATGTCAAAGCTGGCGATCGCTTGCTGTTATGTAGTGATGGTCTCACAGAAGAACTTGTCGAACAGAAGATTGCTAGCTGCCTCCAAGACAGCCCTTGGCTTGATAAAGCTGCCATCTCTCTAGTTGAGGCTGCCAAAGACCACGGAGGGCACGATAACATCACAGTTGTCATCGTCTCACTCGACTAA
- a CDS encoding NblA/ycf18 family protein gives MNQPMKLSLEQQFSICSFATQVQNMSHDQAKDFLVKLYEQMVVREATYQELLKHQWGLDSGSTMA, from the coding sequence ATGAACCAACCAATGAAACTCTCCTTGGAACAGCAATTTAGCATCTGCTCATTTGCAACTCAGGTACAAAATATGAGCCACGATCAAGCTAAAGACTTTTTAGTAAAGCTCTATGAGCAAATGGTCGTGCGCGAGGCAACTTATCAAGAGCTTCTTAAGCACCAGTGGGGCTTAGATTCAGGTTCCACTATGGCATAG
- a CDS encoding serine/threonine-protein kinase, with protein MSDPNIGRLLSKRYQLQELIGTGAMGRVYRAKDTLLGGVPVAVKFLALSIQNEKMRLQDRFEREAKTCALLGQKSIHIVRVMDYGVDDNNTPFYVMEYLQGQSLNNIIRKQGLPLPRFLSMARQLSLGLQCAHDGIPVEGHICPIIHRDIKPSNMLVIQDPSFGELVKVLDFGIAKLLQSDGDHTKFYLGTLAYSSPEQMEGKELDNRSDIYSLGVMMFEMLTGKMPLTPPTHSFGAWYKTHHYQKPRSFAEVAPGLELPKEIENLVMSCLAKVPRDRPQNITEILKVLASLEKPEHTRKIKQDIQALVPATRVSNELEQKAKGDSRVSSANDEIARVISWPQNKPLADIVFPQPINNNGELLPALWVMLPQEEIQKRLLCTRYNQFLFISIPHPMLLWITVIYNRKHGAKWLPYYLDLKTSLGQEIARLLQQTGYYRLLFFARETPNRCTHILHSSIASAQRQRLQEWLAMSNTLISSADSQISKSLLKSEYEKIKPQILLKLQSIDTDSPYDLSN; from the coding sequence ATGTCAGACCCCAACATTGGTCGCTTACTCAGCAAACGCTACCAACTCCAGGAGTTAATCGGTACTGGAGCAATGGGTCGGGTTTATCGTGCTAAAGATACTTTGTTGGGAGGTGTACCGGTTGCGGTTAAGTTTCTGGCGCTATCAATCCAAAATGAAAAGATGCGATTGCAAGACCGCTTTGAGCGAGAAGCAAAAACCTGTGCTTTACTAGGGCAAAAAAGCATTCACATTGTCCGAGTCATGGACTATGGCGTAGATGACAATAACACCCCTTTCTACGTCATGGAATATCTACAAGGACAAAGCCTAAACAATATTATTCGCAAACAAGGGCTGCCTTTACCAAGATTTTTGAGTATGGCGCGTCAACTCAGCCTGGGGTTACAGTGCGCTCATGATGGCATCCCAGTTGAGGGCCATATTTGCCCAATTATTCACCGCGATATTAAGCCAAGCAATATGCTGGTGATTCAAGATCCCAGTTTTGGAGAATTGGTCAAGGTTCTAGATTTTGGTATTGCTAAATTATTACAGTCAGATGGCGACCATACAAAATTCTATTTGGGAACATTGGCTTATTCTTCTCCCGAACAGATGGAGGGTAAGGAATTAGACAATCGTTCTGATATTTATAGTTTGGGCGTCATGATGTTTGAGATGCTCACAGGTAAAATGCCACTGACGCCACCAACTCACTCTTTTGGAGCATGGTATAAAACACATCACTATCAAAAACCACGTTCTTTTGCTGAGGTTGCGCCCGGATTAGAATTACCAAAAGAAATCGAAAATTTGGTAATGAGTTGTCTAGCTAAAGTACCACGCGATCGCCCCCAAAATATCACTGAAATCCTTAAGGTTTTAGCATCTCTAGAAAAGCCTGAGCATACACGCAAAATTAAGCAAGACATCCAGGCGCTAGTTCCTGCGACTAGAGTCAGCAATGAGCTTGAACAAAAGGCGAAAGGCGATTCGCGGGTATCCTCGGCAAACGATGAAATCGCTCGTGTCATTTCCTGGCCCCAAAATAAACCACTAGCCGATATTGTGTTTCCCCAGCCCATTAATAACAATGGGGAGCTTTTACCTGCTCTGTGGGTGATGCTACCGCAAGAGGAAATTCAAAAGCGCTTACTCTGTACCCGCTATAACCAATTTCTTTTTATCTCTATTCCTCATCCCATGCTGCTATGGATTACTGTCATCTACAACCGCAAACATGGTGCTAAATGGTTACCTTACTACCTTGATCTCAAAACCAGTCTTGGTCAAGAAATTGCCCGGTTACTACAGCAGACAGGTTATTATCGTCTCTTGTTCTTTGCACGAGAAACACCCAATCGCTGTACCCATATTCTACATTCCAGCATCGCTTCTGCCCAACGCCAACGACTGCAAGAGTGGCTCGCAATGAGCAACACATTGATCTCTTCTGCCGACTCGCAAATTAGTAAAAGCTTACTCAAAAGTGAGTATGAAAAGATTAAGCCTCAAATTCTCCTAAAACTGCAAAGTATTGATACAGATTCTCCATACGATCTTTCCAACTAG
- a CDS encoding glycosyltransferase family 2 protein, producing MNPKVSVIIPAYNTEAYLAKAIESVLEQTLTDIEVIIVDDASTDKTVEVAKSFTDPRIKVIVNQQNLGAAAARNRALKAAQGEWIAVLDSDDWYAPERLEKLVSLANERNADMIADDLYLINDGETSPWSTLIQESEESIDKIFQIDIVYFVETDVYGQPGLHLGISKPLFKREFLVKHGIEYDDAIRMGQDFWIDMKCLIKGARFFLEPKPYYYYRSRPGSLVHKSQLSRLNQYLNASNSFMQQEAVKKNPALMRAMSYNNSVYKKHLAYLQVVEPLKEGKWLKALTEMAKNPYFFYDFISRLNNIIERRIQYYVMGNKSVFDISYNIQRERKTSN from the coding sequence ATGAATCCTAAAGTCTCTGTAATTATCCCTGCTTACAATACTGAAGCTTATCTTGCCAAGGCAATAGAGTCAGTCTTAGAGCAAACGCTCACAGATATTGAAGTTATCATAGTCGATGATGCTTCAACTGATAAAACTGTAGAAGTCGCTAAAAGTTTTACTGACCCACGTATCAAAGTAATAGTTAATCAACAAAACCTTGGGGCTGCTGCTGCGCGTAATCGTGCCCTTAAAGCAGCCCAAGGAGAATGGATTGCTGTACTTGATTCAGATGATTGGTATGCTCCTGAAAGATTGGAAAAACTTGTATCATTGGCAAACGAAAGAAATGCAGACATGATTGCTGACGATCTTTATTTAATCAACGATGGCGAAACATCTCCTTGGAGTACATTGATTCAAGAAAGTGAAGAAAGTATAGATAAAATTTTCCAAATTGATATCGTTTATTTTGTAGAAACTGATGTCTATGGACAACCAGGATTGCATCTTGGTATAAGTAAGCCTTTATTCAAACGAGAATTTCTGGTTAAGCACGGCATCGAGTACGATGATGCCATCAGGATGGGTCAAGATTTTTGGATTGATATGAAATGCTTAATCAAAGGAGCACGGTTTTTCCTTGAGCCAAAACCCTATTATTACTACCGCTCACGCCCCGGCTCTCTTGTACATAAAAGCCAATTATCACGTCTAAATCAATATTTGAATGCTAGTAATTCTTTCATGCAACAAGAAGCTGTGAAAAAAAATCCCGCTTTAATGCGTGCTATGTCTTATAATAATTCGGTCTATAAAAAACATCTAGCTTACCTTCAAGTTGTAGAGCCTCTCAAGGAAGGAAAATGGTTAAAAGCATTGACAGAAATGGCTAAAAATCCGTACTTCTTTTATGATTTTATTTCCCGATTGAACAATATTATAGAACGTCGAATTCAATACTATGTAATGGGTAATAAATCAGTTTTTGACATTTCTTATAACATACAGAGAGAACGAAAAACTAGCAATTAG
- a CDS encoding anhydro-N-acetylmuramic acid kinase — protein sequence MHPTEEAAVSTRVIGLISGTSVDGIDAALVEISGTELDLKIELLAGATYPYPIELRERILAVGAGVAISMAELAEIDDAIAQVFAQAAQNIQIGHQPATLIGSHGQTVYHRPPADRRIGNTTTPNSPLLSTDAINRVSAHSLLGYSLQLGRGELITYITGITTVSNFRVADIAIGGHGAPLVPRVDAYLLSHPEEGRCIQNIGGIGNVAYIPPRHGDWLSKIRAWDTGPGNSLLDLAVEHLSAGDKTYDENGNWAASGTPCDPLVEEWLNQDYFHLPPPKSTGRELFGVAYLHECLKDAQAYQLSAAELLATLTEFTAASIVHSYRTFLPEMPQRVLLCGGGSRNLYLKRRLELLLPSIPVLTTDEVGLSADFKEAIAFAVLAYWRHLGIPGNLPTATGAPQEVLLGEIHQSQ from the coding sequence ATGCATCCAACTGAAGAAGCTGCTGTCTCTACTCGCGTTATCGGTTTAATTAGTGGCACATCTGTAGATGGTATAGACGCTGCGTTGGTAGAGATTTCCGGTACAGAATTGGATCTCAAAATTGAGTTGTTAGCCGGAGCAACATATCCTTATCCAATCGAACTCAGAGAAAGAATCTTGGCAGTTGGTGCAGGCGTTGCCATCTCAATGGCAGAATTGGCAGAAATAGATGATGCGATCGCTCAAGTCTTTGCCCAAGCCGCCCAAAATATTCAAATTGGTCATCAGCCAGCCACTCTCATTGGCTCCCACGGTCAAACAGTTTATCACCGACCACCTGCGGATAGGAGAATAGGAAACACAACCACTCCCAACTCCCCACTCCTTAGTACAGACGCGATTAATCGCGTCTCTGCTCACTCCCTACTAGGTTACAGTCTCCAACTAGGGCGAGGTGAATTAATTACCTATATTACGGGCATTACAACGGTGAGCAACTTTCGGGTTGCTGATATTGCTATTGGTGGTCATGGTGCGCCTCTCGTGCCTAGAGTAGATGCCTATTTACTCAGTCATCCTGAAGAAGGGCGGTGTATTCAAAACATTGGTGGTATTGGTAATGTTGCTTATATTCCGCCTCGGCATGGTGACTGGCTCTCAAAAATTCGCGCTTGGGATACTGGCCCAGGAAATAGTCTGTTGGATCTGGCGGTGGAGCATTTAAGCGCTGGTGATAAAACTTACGATGAAAATGGCAATTGGGCAGCGAGTGGTACTCCTTGCGATCCATTGGTAGAAGAATGGCTCAACCAAGACTATTTTCATCTGCCGCCGCCTAAATCCACTGGTCGAGAGTTATTTGGTGTAGCTTACCTGCATGAGTGTTTAAAAGATGCCCAAGCATACCAACTCAGTGCTGCCGAGTTACTGGCAACTCTCACCGAATTTACAGCTGCTTCAATTGTTCATAGTTACCGAACTTTTTTGCCGGAAATGCCACAAAGAGTACTATTATGTGGCGGTGGTAGTCGCAATCTTTATTTGAAACGTCGATTAGAGTTGTTGTTACCATCAATACCAGTCTTGACTACAGATGAAGTTGGTTTAAGTGCAGATTTTAAAGAAGCGATCGCCTTTGCAGTTTTAGCTTACTGGCGACATTTGGGTATTCCTGGCAACCTACCTACTGCGACTGGGGCACCTCAAGAAGTGCTTTTGGGAGAAATTCACCAAAGTCAGTAA
- a CDS encoding Npun_F0296 family exosortase-dependent surface protein: MKSLLIKSAIASSVVLSLATVTRPVMATSFTISIEDPTLQTANSSNLVNARVQDFDALTQGYTATGFTWTDSGTTIGSYKNTLIENVDQYGGANGTGKYFDVNTGRGSKETVSTLNLTTAQKYFGLWWSAGDANNVMTFLSQGKVVQTMTTADVVSYIAKLPNKASYYSNPNSPYKGQNSGEPYAFINFYDVDGTFDQVQFTNVGGTGFESDNHTVATDYKSITGNVVVKAVPESSSVLGVFVIGFVGATSVLTRQVKKKSALQLL, encoded by the coding sequence ATGAAAAGTCTTTTAATTAAGTCCGCGATCGCTTCTAGTGTCGTTTTGTCTTTGGCTACTGTTACCCGTCCTGTAATGGCTACGTCTTTTACGATATCAATAGAAGACCCAACCTTACAAACTGCAAATTCCTCAAATCTTGTTAATGCTCGTGTACAAGATTTTGATGCACTAACACAAGGTTACACTGCAACAGGCTTTACATGGACTGATTCAGGAACAACTATTGGTAGCTATAAGAATACTCTGATCGAGAATGTAGACCAATATGGTGGCGCTAATGGAACAGGCAAATATTTTGATGTAAACACGGGTAGAGGTAGTAAGGAAACAGTTTCCACCCTTAATTTGACAACCGCACAAAAGTACTTTGGACTTTGGTGGTCTGCGGGAGACGCTAATAACGTAATGACATTTCTTTCACAAGGTAAAGTTGTACAAACTATGACCACTGCTGATGTGGTTAGTTATATCGCCAAGCTACCAAATAAAGCCAGCTATTACAGTAATCCTAATTCGCCATACAAAGGTCAAAATTCTGGAGAACCCTATGCGTTTATCAACTTCTATGATGTTGACGGAACTTTTGATCAGGTTCAATTCACCAATGTCGGCGGCACAGGTTTTGAATCAGATAATCACACAGTCGCTACTGACTACAAGAGTATTACCGGTAATGTAGTTGTTAAAGCCGTTCCTGAGTCTTCTTCTGTATTAGGAGTTTTTGTGATTGGTTTTGTGGGTGCTACTTCAGTTCTGACTCGTCAAGTCAAGAAAAAGTCAGCTTTGCAATTGTTATAA